Proteins co-encoded in one Sulfurovum xiamenensis genomic window:
- the rsmI gene encoding 16S rRNA (cytidine(1402)-2'-O)-methyltransferase, with product MLTFIPTPIGNPQDITIRAMKLFEKAELFLCEDTRQTKRLLRLLEERFDMMYPDASFYSFNEHNGEERLEEFGSILGDKEVVYVSDAGMPIISDPGQILVAYAQENNIPYDVLPGASAVTTAYAASGFEEGKFLFYAFLPHKGKERSTALSEAMSNGYNTVLYEAPHRLEKLLNEIVILDEDRELFLAKEISKKYQRYYRGTAKSLNEEFKELNIRGEWVVIIKAQKSIEKSLSFTEVLSLDLPPKPKAKLLAQLSDKSVKEWYSELTQTT from the coding sequence ATGTTAACATTTATTCCCACCCCCATTGGAAACCCCCAAGATATTACGATCAGAGCGATGAAGCTTTTTGAAAAAGCTGAACTCTTTTTATGTGAAGATACACGTCAGACCAAACGACTTTTGCGTCTGCTCGAAGAGCGGTTTGATATGATGTATCCTGATGCATCGTTCTACTCTTTTAATGAACATAATGGAGAAGAGAGACTTGAGGAGTTTGGCAGCATTTTAGGGGACAAAGAAGTAGTATATGTCAGTGATGCGGGTATGCCGATCATCTCTGATCCCGGACAGATCCTTGTTGCTTATGCACAAGAAAACAACATACCCTACGATGTGCTTCCTGGGGCATCTGCAGTGACCACAGCGTATGCAGCAAGCGGTTTTGAAGAGGGAAAATTTCTTTTTTATGCATTTTTACCGCACAAAGGCAAAGAGAGAAGTACCGCACTGAGTGAAGCGATGAGCAATGGCTACAACACCGTATTGTATGAAGCCCCTCACCGTCTGGAAAAACTTTTAAATGAGATCGTGATACTCGATGAGGATAGAGAACTTTTTCTGGCAAAAGAGATCAGTAAAAAATATCAAAGATACTATCGAGGTACAGCTAAATCACTCAATGAAGAATTCAAAGAGTTGAACATACGCGGTGAATGGGTAGTGATCATCAAAGCCCAAAAAAGTATAGAAAAAAGTCTTAGTTTTACCGAAGTCTTAAGTTTGGACCTACCCCCAAAACCTAAAGCGAAACTGCTTGCACAGCTTAGTGATAAAAGTGTCAAAGAGTGGTATAGTGAACTCACACAAACTACTTAA
- the rpmE gene encoding 50S ribosomal protein L31, whose product MRKEIHPDYVECKVTCACGNTFQTKTNKEALSIDICNECHPFFTGSEKILDAAGRVEKFKNKYKLS is encoded by the coding sequence ATGAGAAAAGAAATTCACCCAGATTATGTTGAGTGTAAAGTTACATGTGCTTGTGGTAACACATTTCAAACAAAAACAAATAAAGAAGCGTTAAGTATTGATATTTGTAACGAATGTCACCCATTCTTTACAGGTTCTGAAAAAATTCTTGATGCTGCTGGTAGAGTAGAGAAGTTCAAGAACAAATATAAATTAAGTTAA
- a CDS encoding homoserine dehydrogenase has product MVKVGILGVGTVGASVARILEENGDIIEARAGEKIVVKSGVVKNLSKDRGVSITLSDNPYDVVDDPEIDIVIELMGGVDEPYRLVKKALENGKAVVTANKALLAYHRYELQEIAGDIPLMYEASTAGGIPIIGALRNGLSANHIESIQGIMNGTCNYMLTKMINEGAQYDEILKESQELGYAEADPTFDVGGFDASHKLLILASIAYGLDAKPEDILIEGIENITQTDVSFAKEFGYEIKLLGIAKKVGQGVELRVHATMIPQESMIAKVDGVMNAVTVVGDRVGETMYYGPGAGGDATASAVIADIVDIVRGNQGPMLGYKKGLESGLKLLPKEDIVTQYYLRLEVDDKSGVLAAITSTLGKFDISIEAMLQKPTKNDEIAKLLFTTHTCRESKMQDAMIALEKLDVVHGKIAMMRIEK; this is encoded by the coding sequence ATGGTTAAAGTAGGAATCTTAGGTGTAGGTACTGTCGGTGCAAGTGTTGCAAGGATACTTGAAGAGAACGGTGACATCATCGAAGCCAGAGCCGGAGAAAAGATCGTTGTAAAATCGGGTGTGGTGAAAAATCTTTCGAAAGATAGAGGGGTAAGCATTACACTAAGTGATAATCCATATGATGTGGTTGATGATCCAGAGATCGACATCGTGATAGAGTTGATGGGCGGTGTGGATGAGCCTTACAGACTCGTTAAAAAAGCGCTTGAGAACGGTAAAGCCGTTGTGACTGCGAATAAAGCACTGCTTGCGTACCATCGTTATGAACTGCAAGAGATAGCCGGTGACATCCCTTTGATGTATGAAGCAAGTACCGCTGGTGGTATACCTATCATCGGGGCATTGCGTAACGGGCTTTCAGCAAACCATATAGAGTCTATTCAGGGGATCATGAACGGTACATGTAACTATATGCTTACCAAAATGATCAATGAAGGTGCACAGTATGATGAGATCCTGAAAGAGTCTCAAGAACTGGGGTATGCAGAGGCTGATCCTACGTTTGATGTGGGTGGGTTTGATGCTTCGCACAAACTGCTCATTTTGGCAAGTATCGCCTATGGGTTGGATGCAAAACCTGAAGATATCCTCATTGAAGGTATAGAGAATATCACGCAAACAGATGTCTCTTTTGCAAAAGAGTTCGGTTATGAGATCAAGCTGCTTGGTATCGCCAAAAAAGTGGGTCAGGGGGTAGAGCTTAGAGTGCATGCAACCATGATACCGCAAGAGTCTATGATCGCCAAAGTGGACGGTGTGATGAATGCAGTCACTGTGGTAGGTGACCGTGTAGGTGAAACCATGTACTACGGACCTGGTGCTGGCGGTGATGCTACTGCTTCTGCAGTCATAGCAGATATTGTTGATATCGTACGTGGTAACCAGGGGCCTATGCTCGGATATAAAAAAGGTTTAGAGAGTGGGCTTAAGCTTCTGCCTAAAGAGGATATTGTGACCCAGTACTACCTAAGACTGGAAGTGGATGACAAAAGTGGTGTGCTTGCAGCGATCACTTCAACGCTTGGAAAATTTGATATTTCTATAGAAGCAATGCTTCAAAAGCCTACTAAAAATGATGAGATAGCCAAACTGCTTTTTACAACACATACCTGCAGAGAGAGTAAAATGCAAGATGCCATGATCGCTTTAGAAAAACTGGATGTGGTACATGGTAAGATCGCTATGATGAGGATCGAGAAGTAA
- a CDS encoding DUF4395 domain-containing protein: protein MKLPNFLWEYGEKVPGYDVGVINEREARAGAGILGMLGMIVIFVGIGFNHTIVARVYLAFLFLDFTVRVINPSYSPSLLVGKFFVQNQKPEYVSALQKRFAWTMGWFIALPMVWWFVIHWDISFYKVLICVLCLLFTFLESAFSICVGCKFYKIFTKLDPVHCPGGVCEVRAKEPIQMFNPVQKVITALTMIGLVAGTYLFIANSEPQTFFGEFLHEAVLTDAQLQQEKDEAYEREAAAAFADDDEDW, encoded by the coding sequence TTGAAGTTACCAAATTTTTTATGGGAATATGGCGAAAAAGTCCCAGGATATGATGTTGGCGTGATCAATGAACGAGAGGCACGGGCTGGTGCAGGTATACTCGGTATGTTGGGAATGATCGTTATTTTTGTCGGTATTGGTTTTAACCACACAATAGTGGCAAGGGTCTATCTGGCATTTTTATTTCTTGATTTTACCGTCAGGGTCATAAACCCGAGCTACTCTCCCTCTTTGCTTGTGGGAAAATTTTTTGTACAAAATCAAAAACCGGAATATGTGAGTGCATTACAAAAACGTTTTGCATGGACGATGGGATGGTTTATCGCCCTTCCTATGGTATGGTGGTTTGTGATACACTGGGACATCTCTTTTTACAAAGTATTGATCTGTGTACTTTGTCTTCTTTTTACATTTTTGGAGAGTGCTTTTTCGATCTGTGTAGGGTGTAAATTCTATAAAATTTTTACCAAACTAGATCCGGTACATTGTCCCGGAGGTGTGTGTGAAGTACGAGCAAAAGAGCCGATACAGATGTTCAACCCTGTTCAAAAAGTGATCACTGCTTTAACGATGATCGGACTTGTTGCGGGAACCTATCTTTTCATAGCGAATTCAGAGCCTCAAACCTTCTTTGGTGAATTCCTGCATGAAGCGGTATTGACCGATGCACAGTTGCAGCAGGAGAAAGATGAAGCGTATGAAAGAGAAGCCGCTGCTGCTTTTGCAGATGATGATGAGGATTGGTAG
- a CDS encoding molybdopterin molybdotransferase MoeA, with amino-acid sequence MPVSITQALDIIDKNTPVVNSEVIPIEMALGRVMSEDSIATFDLPRFDNSAMDGYAVKCADANSTVECTDVIYAGDDPQMTLQPTKAIKIMTGAPIPDGCEAIIPIENTTVIGTQVTLPEEIKKDGHIRRAGEDIKSGSVYLHKGEKVTAYSIALLASQGVTHLRVTRKIKVAVFGTGDELRPHYEKIAPHQLYNSNTPMFLARAKELGCEVEYIGSSGDTLESLTSAIKSALNADIIITSGGISMGDRDFTKEAFTNLGMTLHFDKVDIKPGKPTAFGTIGETVVINLPGNPLASMVNYEMFVRAAIRKMSGMKAHYHHTISTQMREDFTLRAGKHTVRLGIFDGETFMPFTKQLPGMISPLEQANAMLITTPEISVLEKGRMVKILPINWELTASQKEDFFTF; translated from the coding sequence ATGCCGGTTTCCATCACCCAAGCACTTGATATTATTGATAAAAATACCCCTGTGGTAAACTCTGAGGTCATACCTATAGAGATGGCATTAGGACGTGTGATGAGTGAAGACTCCATCGCTACATTTGATCTCCCGCGTTTTGACAACTCTGCCATGGATGGCTATGCCGTGAAATGTGCCGATGCGAACAGTACTGTGGAGTGTACAGATGTGATCTATGCCGGTGATGACCCCCAAATGACACTTCAGCCTACAAAGGCCATCAAGATCATGACGGGTGCACCGATCCCAGATGGTTGTGAAGCTATCATCCCCATAGAGAATACCACGGTCATTGGCACACAGGTCACCCTACCAGAAGAGATCAAAAAAGATGGTCATATCAGACGTGCGGGTGAAGATATTAAGAGTGGTTCTGTCTACTTACATAAGGGAGAGAAGGTCACGGCATACAGCATCGCATTGCTTGCCAGCCAGGGAGTGACCCATCTGCGTGTAACACGCAAGATCAAAGTGGCGGTATTTGGTACAGGAGATGAACTACGTCCACACTACGAAAAAATAGCTCCACACCAACTCTACAACTCAAATACGCCTATGTTCCTGGCACGTGCCAAAGAACTGGGATGCGAAGTAGAATACATAGGAAGTTCTGGTGACACGTTAGAGTCTTTGACCTCTGCTATCAAGTCTGCATTGAACGCGGATATCATTATCACATCCGGCGGTATCAGTATGGGGGACAGAGACTTTACCAAAGAAGCTTTTACAAACCTGGGTATGACACTGCACTTTGACAAAGTAGATATCAAACCGGGGAAACCAACTGCGTTTGGGACCATAGGAGAGACTGTTGTGATCAATCTGCCCGGGAACCCACTTGCATCGATGGTAAATTATGAGATGTTCGTACGTGCTGCCATACGTAAAATGTCAGGTATGAAGGCCCATTATCACCATACGATATCCACACAAATGAGAGAAGACTTCACACTAAGGGCAGGTAAACATACCGTACGTCTAGGTATCTTTGACGGAGAGACATTTATGCCGTTCACAAAACAGCTTCCAGGAATGATCTCCCCCTTGGAACAAGCCAATGCCATGCTTATTACCACACCGGAGATCTCGGTGCTTGAAAAAGGCAGAATGGTGAAGATACTACCGATCAATTGGGAATTGACCGCTTCACAAAAGGAAGACTTTTTTACCTTTTAA
- a CDS encoding LL-diaminopimelate aminotransferase, with protein sequence MFDEIQFEKINRLPKYLFAEINEIKMDLRRKGVDIIDFSMGNPDASTPQPIIDKLCETAQKPKTHGYSASKGIYKLRLAMSKWYKRKYNADLDPDTEIVATMGSKEGYVHLVQAISNPGDVAIVPDPTYPIHSQAFILAGANVEKMQLIFDENTFEVDEDRFLADVEESLDNSVPQAKFLVVNFPHNPTTATVTPQFYERLVALAKRKRFYIISDIAYADITFDGYTTPSIMSVEGAKDVAVESYTLSKSYNMAGWRVGFIVGNKKLIGALQSIKSWLDYGMFTPIQVAATVALDEHGYIPDEQIIPRYEKRRDVMIEAFTNAGWPLAKPSASMFIWGKIPEVAREMGSLEFSKQLLLHAGVAVSPGIGFGKYGDEYVRIALIENENRIRQAARNIKKFLKELEEAKKNG encoded by the coding sequence ATGTTTGATGAAATTCAATTTGAAAAAATAAACCGGTTGCCAAAGTATCTTTTTGCAGAGATCAATGAGATTAAAATGGACCTCAGAAGAAAAGGGGTGGATATCATAGATTTTTCTATGGGAAACCCTGATGCTTCTACGCCACAACCTATCATCGATAAACTATGTGAAACGGCTCAAAAACCAAAAACACATGGGTATAGTGCAAGTAAAGGGATTTATAAACTTCGTTTGGCAATGAGCAAGTGGTATAAGCGTAAGTACAATGCAGATCTCGACCCTGATACAGAGATCGTTGCCACAATGGGGAGTAAAGAAGGATATGTGCATCTTGTACAAGCGATTTCCAACCCGGGTGATGTTGCTATTGTCCCAGACCCTACTTATCCTATTCACTCTCAGGCATTTATTTTGGCTGGAGCCAATGTTGAGAAGATGCAGCTTATTTTTGATGAAAACACATTTGAGGTAGATGAAGACAGATTTTTGGCAGATGTAGAAGAGTCACTGGACAATTCCGTACCTCAGGCAAAATTCTTGGTGGTGAACTTCCCACACAATCCAACGACAGCGACAGTGACACCACAGTTTTACGAGAGACTGGTTGCACTGGCGAAAAGGAAACGTTTTTATATTATTTCAGATATTGCGTATGCAGATATCACATTTGATGGATACACGACACCATCGATTATGAGTGTGGAGGGTGCAAAAGATGTGGCTGTTGAGTCGTATACACTTTCAAAGTCTTATAATATGGCAGGTTGGAGAGTAGGTTTCATCGTAGGAAATAAAAAGCTTATAGGGGCACTCCAGAGTATCAAATCATGGTTAGATTATGGAATGTTCACCCCGATCCAAGTGGCTGCGACAGTAGCACTCGATGAGCATGGATATATCCCTGATGAGCAGATCATTCCTCGTTATGAGAAAAGACGTGATGTGATGATAGAAGCATTTACCAATGCAGGCTGGCCATTGGCAAAACCAAGTGCATCCATGTTCATCTGGGGTAAGATACCTGAAGTAGCAAGAGAGATGGGTTCTTTAGAGTTTTCAAAACAACTTCTTCTTCATGCAGGAGTTGCTGTAAGTCCTGGTATAGGATTTGGTAAATACGGGGATGAATATGTACGTATCGCACTGATAGAAAATGAAAACCGTATCCGTCAAGCTGCGAGAAATATCAAGAAGTTCCTCAAAGAACTGGAAGAGGCGAAAAAGAATGGTTAA
- the rlmB gene encoding 23S rRNA (guanosine(2251)-2'-O)-methyltransferase RlmB: MIIYGKQVCLHALEQHSEKIKTVYVAKKGILPKELFHKYHNSIKFLEEKWAQSMSKGGNHQGILVEMEAFEQSTLTEIKKNDFIVVLDGLTDVGNIGAIVRSAYALGADAVISAGVKQLNFAAIARTSSGAMLDMPFMISANILDTFNELQQLGFTFYGASMDGENVQEMTFDTKRVLVLGSEGKGLSKKVIAKLDHRVSIEMKHAFDSLNVSAAAAILIHRMGYAIK, translated from the coding sequence ATGATTATATATGGAAAACAAGTCTGTTTGCATGCTCTGGAGCAGCATTCGGAGAAAATAAAAACTGTCTATGTTGCTAAGAAGGGAATACTTCCTAAAGAGCTGTTCCATAAATACCATAATAGTATTAAGTTTTTAGAAGAGAAGTGGGCCCAATCTATGAGTAAGGGCGGAAATCACCAGGGAATACTGGTTGAGATGGAAGCATTTGAACAAAGCACTCTGACAGAGATCAAAAAAAATGATTTTATTGTTGTACTGGATGGTTTAACAGATGTGGGGAATATAGGGGCCATTGTAAGGTCTGCTTATGCACTCGGTGCGGATGCTGTAATTTCGGCAGGGGTCAAGCAGCTTAATTTTGCTGCCATTGCACGTACAAGTTCCGGTGCTATGCTGGATATGCCCTTTATGATCTCAGCAAATATTTTAGATACATTTAATGAACTTCAGCAACTTGGATTTACTTTCTATGGTGCCTCGATGGATGGAGAAAATGTACAAGAGATGACATTTGACACCAAACGTGTACTTGTGTTGGGGAGTGAAGGCAAAGGACTTTCCAAGAAGGTCATAGCTAAACTGGATCATAGGGTATCGATAGAGATGAAACATGCATTTGACTCATTGAATGTGAGTGCAGCCGCAGCGATTTTAATACATAGGATGGGTTATGCAATTAAATGA
- a CDS encoding YajQ family cyclic di-GMP-binding protein encodes MAKDHYFDISAKLDMMELKNAVVMAQKEVATRFDFKGLVAEINLNEAGKTLSLSSSTDSKIDALKDILISKLIKRGIAGKSLEEVKTEGISGGNTKVIYRIVDTIDKDEAKKIVKAIKDMKIKVTPSIQGDEVRVSGKKIDDLQAVISEVKKLELKAPLVFGNFK; translated from the coding sequence ATGGCAAAAGACCACTATTTTGATATATCAGCAAAACTGGACATGATGGAGCTAAAGAATGCGGTCGTCATGGCCCAAAAAGAGGTGGCTACACGTTTTGATTTTAAAGGATTGGTAGCCGAGATCAACCTCAATGAAGCGGGTAAGACCTTGAGTCTCAGCTCTTCTACAGACTCCAAGATAGATGCACTCAAAGATATACTGATCTCCAAACTGATCAAAAGAGGTATCGCAGGAAAGTCACTTGAAGAGGTGAAAACTGAAGGCATATCCGGCGGTAATACAAAAGTGATCTACCGTATCGTTGACACGATCGATAAAGATGAAGCCAAAAAGATCGTTAAAGCGATCAAAGATATGAAGATAAAGGTCACACCATCTATACAGGGTGATGAAGTACGTGTATCGGGGAAGAAGATAGATGATCTTCAGGCTGTAATTTCTGAAGTGAAAAAGCTTGAGCTTAAAGCACCGTTGGTGTTTGGGAATTTTAAATAA
- a CDS encoding 16S rRNA (uracil(1498)-N(3))-methyltransferase, with the protein MLYLYQKEAGQPQLTLLGDEHRYIFKVRRHKVEDTLYLRNLEDGLLHRYLITYMDKRSVILELQESQTLEIKAKVSLHIGWCVIDPKNIEKVLPSLNEMGVEKITFIYCKRSQKSFKVDFKRLEKILFNSSQQSGRSELMQLEMADDLETFLEKNPHSKMLNFSENHCVSNEGIDTIVIGCEGGFHEEEVALFKKSDIVGFDTPLVLKSESAACAVAAKVLL; encoded by the coding sequence ATGTTATATCTTTATCAGAAAGAGGCAGGTCAGCCTCAGCTTACCCTGCTTGGAGACGAGCATCGTTACATTTTTAAAGTACGAAGACATAAAGTAGAGGATACCTTGTATCTTCGTAACCTTGAAGATGGACTACTGCATCGTTATCTGATCACTTACATGGATAAACGTTCCGTGATACTTGAACTGCAAGAGAGTCAAACACTTGAGATCAAAGCAAAAGTATCACTGCATATAGGCTGGTGTGTGATCGACCCTAAAAATATAGAAAAAGTGCTTCCGTCGTTGAATGAAATGGGTGTAGAAAAGATCACTTTTATCTACTGTAAACGTTCTCAAAAAAGTTTTAAAGTCGATTTTAAACGACTGGAAAAAATACTTTTCAACTCTTCTCAGCAGTCAGGAAGATCCGAATTGATGCAGTTGGAAATGGCGGATGACCTGGAGACGTTTTTAGAGAAAAATCCTCATAGCAAGATGTTGAACTTTTCAGAGAATCATTGTGTTTCAAATGAAGGTATCGATACGATAGTCATTGGGTGTGAAGGGGGCTTTCATGAAGAGGAAGTCGCACTGTTCAAAAAGAGTGATATTGTAGGTTTTGACACCCCGCTTGTATTAAAAAGTGAGAGTGCGGCATGTGCAGTTGCGGCGAAAGTGCTGTTGTAG